A region from the Marinobacter sp. SS13-12 genome encodes:
- a CDS encoding RnfH family protein encodes MIDVEVAFARPDRQEIIRLQVEEGTSAVEAVRRSGIAAVFPEIDPENDDMGIFGKVIKDPSAHELRDGDRVEIYRPLKIDPKQARLNRAKKKA; translated from the coding sequence GTGATTGATGTGGAAGTGGCGTTTGCCCGGCCAGACAGGCAGGAGATCATCCGTTTACAGGTGGAAGAGGGTACCTCCGCGGTGGAGGCCGTGCGGCGTTCCGGTATTGCTGCTGTTTTTCCGGAAATTGATCCGGAAAACGACGACATGGGTATCTTTGGCAAGGTCATCAAGGATCCGTCTGCCCATGAGCTGCGGGACGGCGACCGGGTCGAAATCTACCGGCCGCTGAAAATTGATCCCAAGCAGGCCCGGCTCAACCGGGCAAAGAAGAAGGCCTGA
- a CDS encoding outer membrane protein assembly factor BamE — MQKITALILTLIMTGCAFPGVYKINVQQGNILTDEELTSLTEGMSRSQVHSLLGTPLMTNPADPSREYYVYTFQRSGGDIKEQRVIVYYENEQYSYYEAQLLEETPAY; from the coding sequence ATGCAAAAGATCACAGCTCTCATTCTCACTCTCATCATGACTGGCTGTGCTTTCCCAGGTGTGTACAAAATCAACGTACAACAGGGAAACATACTCACTGACGAAGAGCTGACCTCACTGACCGAAGGCATGTCCCGCAGCCAGGTTCACTCCCTGCTGGGAACCCCGCTGATGACCAATCCGGCTGACCCTTCCCGTGAATATTACGTTTACACCTTCCAGCGCAGCGGTGGCGACATCAAGGAACAGCGGGTTATTGTCTACTATGAGAACGAGCAGTATTCCTACTACGAGGCACAATTGCTGGAAGAAACTCCGGCGTACTGA
- the fur gene encoding ferric iron uptake transcriptional regulator, which produces MSSENTELRKVGLKVTLPRVKIFNILENSEEHHLSAEDVYKKLLEQGDDVGLATVYRVLTQFEAAGLVLRHNFEGGHAVFEMAGDDHHDHMVCTQTGEVIEFVDEVIEERQQKIAKERGYEIVDHSLILYVKPIKS; this is translated from the coding sequence ATGTCATCCGAAAACACCGAATTGCGGAAAGTCGGTCTTAAAGTCACTCTGCCGCGAGTGAAAATCTTCAATATCCTGGAAAACTCCGAGGAACATCACCTCAGTGCCGAGGACGTTTACAAAAAGCTTCTGGAACAGGGTGATGACGTGGGCCTGGCGACTGTGTACCGGGTGCTGACCCAGTTTGAGGCTGCAGGCCTGGTTCTGCGCCACAACTTTGAGGGTGGGCATGCGGTGTTCGAGATGGCTGGTGATGACCATCATGACCATATGGTCTGCACGCAGACCGGGGAAGTCATTGAATTCGTTGATGAAGTCATTGAAGAGCGCCAGCAGAAAATCGCCAAAGAGCGTGGCTATGAGATCGTCGATCACAGCCTGATTCTGTACGTCAAACCCATCAAGTCCTGA
- the recN gene encoding DNA repair protein RecN produces MLTQLTVSNYAIAERVELQFGKGMTALTGETGAGKSIVLDALGLAMGGRADAGAVRHGAKRADITATFDVSAIAEARQWLEEHELDDDNECILRRVISKDGRSRAYINGQPCPLAHLKDLGSALMDIHSQHQHQSLLRKETHRKLLDEFAGVEMVAEQTKDAWKIWHKTHQRLTERRQNADEAEARLQLLRYQVEELDRLALEEGEQEQLEQEQEQLSHADAVLHGSHQATLLCTEDDNSAANLVRQALQQLEQLPVEVPALAETIQMLNEAQIQITEAGDNLRHFVEDYDADPARLAEVEERLSAIYQMARKHRITPETLPEFHRSLSAELASLDDGEGSVEKLEAELEAQLGQFNELATQLSEARQQAAANLDQRIAEELAQLSMPAVQFVTHLSRNKGDEPAPHGLEDIEFLVSANPGQPARPLAKVASGGELSRISLAIQVVVAQTSTTPTLVFDEVDVGIGGGTAEVVGRLLRSLGDNGQVLCVTHLAQVAAQCHQHLFVSKFTEADATYSKIESLDDDGRVSEVARMLGGVDMTEHTIAHAHEMFTKGQATHH; encoded by the coding sequence CCATGGGTGGCCGTGCTGATGCCGGCGCCGTGCGACACGGTGCCAAGCGTGCAGATATCACCGCAACCTTCGATGTATCCGCGATCGCAGAAGCCAGGCAATGGCTGGAAGAGCACGAACTGGATGACGACAATGAGTGCATCCTGCGCCGGGTAATCAGCAAGGACGGCCGCTCCCGCGCCTACATCAACGGCCAGCCCTGCCCGCTCGCACACCTGAAGGACCTGGGCAGCGCCCTGATGGACATCCACAGCCAGCATCAGCACCAGTCGCTGCTTCGCAAGGAAACCCACCGTAAACTGCTGGACGAATTTGCCGGTGTGGAAATGGTGGCAGAGCAGACCAAAGACGCCTGGAAAATCTGGCACAAGACTCACCAGCGGCTGACCGAACGCCGGCAGAATGCTGATGAAGCCGAGGCCCGCCTGCAACTGCTTCGGTACCAGGTGGAGGAACTTGACCGGCTCGCCCTGGAGGAGGGTGAACAGGAGCAACTGGAGCAGGAACAGGAGCAGCTCAGCCACGCAGACGCCGTTCTGCATGGCAGCCACCAGGCCACTTTGCTGTGCACGGAAGACGACAACAGCGCCGCAAATCTGGTGCGGCAGGCGCTGCAGCAACTGGAACAACTGCCCGTGGAGGTACCGGCACTGGCGGAAACCATCCAGATGCTGAACGAGGCGCAAATCCAGATTACCGAGGCCGGGGATAACCTGCGGCATTTCGTGGAAGACTATGACGCCGACCCCGCCAGGCTTGCCGAAGTGGAAGAGCGCCTGAGCGCCATCTATCAGATGGCCCGCAAACACCGCATCACACCGGAAACCCTGCCTGAATTCCACCGGAGCCTGAGCGCCGAACTGGCCTCGCTGGACGATGGCGAAGGCAGCGTAGAAAAACTGGAAGCAGAACTGGAAGCACAACTTGGTCAGTTCAACGAACTCGCCACACAGCTGTCAGAGGCACGGCAACAGGCCGCGGCCAACCTGGATCAGCGTATCGCTGAAGAGCTGGCGCAGCTGAGCATGCCAGCCGTCCAGTTTGTAACCCACCTGAGCCGCAACAAGGGTGACGAACCAGCCCCCCATGGCCTGGAAGATATTGAATTCCTGGTCAGCGCCAACCCCGGGCAACCTGCACGGCCGCTGGCCAAGGTAGCCTCCGGCGGCGAACTGTCACGTATCAGCCTGGCCATTCAGGTAGTGGTTGCTCAAACCTCCACGACACCCACACTGGTGTTTGACGAAGTAGACGTAGGAATTGGCGGCGGAACCGCCGAAGTGGTTGGTCGCCTGCTGCGAAGCTTGGGCGATAACGGGCAGGTTCTGTGCGTAACGCATCTGGCCCAGGTGGCCGCCCAGTGCCACCAACACCTGTTCGTCAGTAAGTTCACGGAAGCTGACGCCACCTACTCAAAAATCGAGTCACTGGACGATGATGGCAGGGTAAGCGAGGTAGCCCGGATGCTGGGCGGTGTTGATATGACCGAACACACCATTGCCCATGCCCATGAAATGTTCACCAAGGGCCAGGCCACGCATCACTGA